CGGCCCCGCGTTGCCCAATCGCGGCCGCGTCGGGATCGCCAAACCCTGATGAGCCAGTTTTTTTCGCCTCGTGGCCCAGGTTTTTTTTCAGGCCTGCTCCGGCCGCCAGCGCGCCGGCCCCGACACGGTGCGTTCCAGCGGGGAGGGGGCGGCGCCGCGGTCGCGCCAGCGGGGCAGGCGCGTGAGGGGGAGGGCGGTCTCGTCTTGGCATCAGACGGCGGCAGTCCTCCCTGGAAACCCCGCTGATGGTGTGGGCGCCAAACGATCCCTCAACCTGTTGAGGTGCAGGACGGCAGATGTTGCCGACGAATCCACGGTTCGCAGTATCCTGGACGGCAGACGTATCGGTCCTCACAGAAGACCAAGGTGGACCCTGCTCTGCGACGCTTCGCAACCCCTCGCGGCCTCGTGGGGGGTGGGGAGAGGTCGAAGATTTAATCTATGCGGACCGACTTCGACTTGACAGACGCGGGCAGATAGCGTATTTGTATTATAGCGTGGTGTCCTTGGCGGGGGCGGCCACGCGGGCGGCGGGTAATCCAACATGACGAAGGCTCACAGAAGCGGCGGGCATTCCGCCTGGGCGGTCGCGGTAGCGGTCTGCCTGGCGCTGCTGGCGCTCTGCCCTCCGACGGCTGCCGGCAAGTCCCTTTACGTCATTAAAGATCTGAACGACGACGGCCCTGTGCAAGCCTACGACATCGGGCTCACGCCGGGGTCCCCGGTGCTCCAGCGCGAGTCCGGCCCCATCGGTTTTGGGCCGGTGGGCATGGCGGTGGACGATGCCTCGGGCACCCTCTTCATCACCATCGAGGGCAAGGGCGCTGTGTGGCTGATGGACGCGGTTACGCTGCGGATGCTGGGCAGCGTGGCCACGCCCGGCGCCTGCAATCTCGCGGGCGTGGCGTTCGACTCGGCGACGCAGCAGCTCTATGCCGTGGACCGCAACAGCAACCAGCTCTACGTCTACACCTGGGACGCGATGTACCGGGTGCTCGCCTACTACCAGACGGTCGCCCTGCCCGAGGTGTCGGGCGCGATGGGCCTTGCGTGGGACGAGGCGAACGGCCTGCTCCTGGTGGCCGATGCCACCACGACGGTCGTGCGCGGCTTCTACCCCGGCGACTGGACCGAGGCCTGCCGCTTCTCGATCACCCAGAAGCCGATGGGCATCGCGATAGACCGCGTGCGGCGTCTCGTCTACACGGGCAACGCCCTCATCGCCAAGGGGCAACCCGCGCTGCTGAGCCAGTACGACCTGAACACAGGCTCCGAGAGAGTCTTCAACCTGCGCACCCTGCCCGGGCTCGATGCCCCGTCCGATTGCGTCGTGGGCCTGGCCGTGGACACTGGGACGGGTTGCGTCTACATCACCACGGGGAATCAGATCTCGGGCGGCACCAGTTGCCTGATGGTCTTCGATACCTCGCTCAATCTGCTCTACACGAGCCCGAGGCTCGGCAATCCGACGGGCCTGTGCATCCCGAACAACGGCCTGGCCTACAACCCTCTGCGTCTCGCCAACAACGACGGCGTGCCTCCGGGCGGCTTCGTGCTGCCCGGCGGGCAGATCACCTATACGCTTTCTTACGACAACCTCACGGGCGCGTCGCCCGTGAACAACGTGGTCCTCACCGACGCCTTGTCGCCCGGGACGGCCTTCCTCTCGGCCTCGGGAGGCGGCACGTACGATCCGGCCACGCACACGGTGACCTGGAGCCTCGGGCAGTTGCCGGCCGGCGCCCCGCGCGCCTCGCAGACCGTGCTCGTCAGGGTCACGGCCTCGGGGGGAGCGTTGCTCCGCAACCGCGGCCAGATCACGAGCACCGAGACGGGGCCCGCCTTCGCCACCGCCCTCACGCCCGTGGGCGGCAACGACATGGCCCCTGTCGCCATTGCAGGCGCCGACCAGCGCGTCGAGCAGACCTCGGCGGCCGGCGCGTCCGTCACGCTGGACGCCTCGGGCTCGTACGACCCCGAGGGCGAGCACCTCACCTACCTGTGGTCCTGGGCTGGCGGCAACGAGACGGGGCCCCACGTCACCCGCACGTTCCCGCTGGGGACCACTGCGGTGACCCTCGTCGTCAACGACGGCACGAGCACCTCGGAGCCGGACATCGTGACGGTGACCGTGGCGGACACCACGCCGCCCCGCCTCACGGCCCCCGCCGACGTGACGGCCGAGCAGACCAGCTACAGCGGCACGCCGGTAGTGTTGGGTACGCCGGTGGTCGCCGATGAATGCGACGCGGCGGTTCGGGTCACCAACAACGCGCCGGCCGTGTTCCCGCTCGGGGTGACGACCGTAACGTGGACAGCCGCCGACGCCAGCGGCAACGTGGCCACGGCCACCCAGAAGGTCACCATCGTGGACACCACGCCGCCCACGATCACCAGCGCCTGGGCCACGCCGAACGTCCTCTGGCCCGTCAACCACGAGATGATCCCGATCACCATCGGCCTGTTGATGAGAGACCTCTGCGACGCGGCCCCCACCTGGAAGATCGAGAGCGTGGCCAGCAATGAGGCCCTGAACGGCAAGAGCGACGGCAACACGCCCGCAGATTGGGAGATCATCGGCGACCACACCCTCAAGCTCCGCGCCGAGCGGTCCGGCAGCAGCAAGACTGATCGCGTCTACACCATCACCCTCCGCGCCACCGACGCCAGCGGCAACTCCTCCACAACGGCCGTCACCGTCACCGTCCCGCACGATCAGGGCGGCTGCAGCGGCAAGAAGTGACCCCGACAAGGCCTGACGCCGCCGCTCCAGACCCGGGGAGACATGCGCGCGCCTGGCGCGGTTGACGCTCCCAGCCCCCGGCGCTATCCTGACCATTGCAACGTCGGGAGTCCGGTGCTGTCCTGTGGAGGAGAGGCGCATGAATTGCGCGCGCGCAGCGGCGAGACGTGGCAGCGGCCGCCCTGTTGCCCTCACCCTTGCGGTCATCGCGGCCACGGCCGTTGTCGTGGCTGGCTACGCGCTCCTGACGCGCGGACCCGCCGCGAAGCCCAACGCCGGCCCGCCGATCGCGGAACCGGATAGCAGGCAACCCACTCCTCTGCCACCCGCCGAGATCAAGGGGGCCACCAGCACACGGGTCGCGCCGCCGGCACGCCCCGACTTCGCGGCCGGCGCGTTCTTCTGGGACGACTTCGCGGCGGCGGACCCCTTCGCCGGCGGCCAGTGGGTGGCCACTCGCGACGGCGATTTCGCGGAGGCCACGACCGACATCGTTGGAGGCCGCCTCCGCGTCCGCGTGGGCACCATCGGCACCCGCGACGACACGGTGAAGCATCTCGGCATCCGCTCGGCCAAGGCCGTGGTGGACTTCTCCAGCCCTGTCGAGGTGGCCGCCGAGATCGACTGGAACAACCAGGCCAACGGCTGCTATCTGGAGGCGAGCCTCTTCCTCTGCCCGACCTCCACCGACGCCACGGCCGCCCAGGAGAAGGACTGGCTGAGGTTCGAGTACGTGGGCGTGCCCCCGGGCAGGAATGCCCGCGCCTGCCTCTCGCGGCGGAGCGCCGGCAACCTGCGCTTCCTCTACA
The DNA window shown above is from Planctomycetota bacterium and carries:
- a CDS encoding HYR domain-containing protein; translated protein: MTKAHRSGGHSAWAVAVAVCLALLALCPPTAAGKSLYVIKDLNDDGPVQAYDIGLTPGSPVLQRESGPIGFGPVGMAVDDASGTLFITIEGKGAVWLMDAVTLRMLGSVATPGACNLAGVAFDSATQQLYAVDRNSNQLYVYTWDAMYRVLAYYQTVALPEVSGAMGLAWDEANGLLLVADATTTVVRGFYPGDWTEACRFSITQKPMGIAIDRVRRLVYTGNALIAKGQPALLSQYDLNTGSERVFNLRTLPGLDAPSDCVVGLAVDTGTGCVYITTGNQISGGTSCLMVFDTSLNLLYTSPRLGNPTGLCIPNNGLAYNPLRLANNDGVPPGGFVLPGGQITYTLSYDNLTGASPVNNVVLTDALSPGTAFLSASGGGTYDPATHTVTWSLGQLPAGAPRASQTVLVRVTASGGALLRNRGQITSTETGPAFATALTPVGGNDMAPVAIAGADQRVEQTSAAGASVTLDASGSYDPEGEHLTYLWSWAGGNETGPHVTRTFPLGTTAVTLVVNDGTSTSEPDIVTVTVADTTPPRLTAPADVTAEQTSYSGTPVVLGTPVVADECDAAVRVTNNAPAVFPLGVTTVTWTAADASGNVATATQKVTIVDTTPPTITSAWATPNVLWPVNHEMIPITIGLLMRDLCDAAPTWKIESVASNEALNGKSDGNTPADWEIIGDHTLKLRAERSGSSKTDRVYTITLRATDASGNSSTTAVTVTVPHDQGGCSGKK